A region of Vitis vinifera cultivar Pinot Noir 40024 chromosome 15, ASM3070453v1 DNA encodes the following proteins:
- the LOC100256849 gene encoding WRKY transcription factor 22, translating into MEEDWDLQAVVRGCATATVASAATTTTTATTSDAAALDLHRSSCFSPFDVVEQAHHHDGHLLCFPDPFETRREAFVEELHDLCRPFFPKSQPISPRTIPISSLSVLGGGFSDQTHQIQQQQKQDPPPSKHSHASSVPSTTHSQSPRSKRRKNQMKKVCHIPAEGLSSDMWAWRKYGQKPIKGSPYPRGYYRCSSSKGCLARKQVERNRSDPDMFIVTYTAEHNHPMPTHRNSLAGSTRQKPVTPPAAATTTASADAVKPSAKPACSSPATSADDELVQQSTSVQSKDLVEDEEDDELGFSDTAVDDDFFMGLEELAEQVTGDCFPDHFPPSFPIPWLANNAATAAGGI; encoded by the exons ATGGAGGAAGATTGGGATCTGCAAGCGGTGGTCAGAGGCTGCGCCACCGCCACCGTCGCCTCTGCCGCCACCACGACGACCACAGCTACTACCAGTGATGCAGCTGCTTTGGATCTTCATAGGAGTTCTTGCTTTTCTCCGTTTGATGTGGTGGAGCAAGCTCATCATCATGACGGCCATCTTCTCTGCTTTCCAGATCCGTTCGAGACCAGGAGGGAAGCTTTTGTGGAGGAATTGCATGATCTTTGCAGACCCTTCTTCCCCAAATCTCAGCCTATCTCTCCCCGGACTATACCCATATCTTCTCTCTCTGTTCTAGGAGGAGGATTCAGTGATCAAACCCACCAAATTCAGCAGCAACAGAAGCAAGACCCACCACCCTCAAAGCACTCTCATGCAAGCTCTGTGCCCTCCACTACGCATTCTCAGAGCCCAAGATCCAAGCGAAG AAAGAATCAGATGAAGAAGGTTTGTCACATACCAGCTGAGGGGTTGTCTTCCGACATGTGGGCTTGGAGAAAGTATGGGCAAAAACCCATCAAAGGTTCTCCATATCCAAG GGGTTATTACAGATGTAGCAGTTCAAAGGGGTGTTTGGCCCGAAAACAGGTGGAGCGAAACAGATCCGACCCAGATATGTTCATCGTCACCTACACAGCAGAGCACAACCACCCTATGCCCACCCACAGGAACTCTCTCGCCGGAAGCACCCGCCAGAAGCCGGTGACCCCTCCTGCAGCAGCCACCACCACCGCCTCCGCTGACGCCGTAAAACCCTCGGCCAAACCCGCATGTTCCTCGCCGGCGACTTCCGCGGACGATGAGCTTGTACAGCAAAGCACAAGCGTGCAGAGCAAAGATTTGGTGGAAGACGAGGAAGACGACGAGCTGGGGTTCTCCGACACGGCCGTGGACGACGATTTCTTCATGGGGTTGGAGGAACTCGCCGAACAAGTCACCGGAGACTGCTTCCCCGATCACTTCCCGCCCAGCTTCCCCATTCCTTGGCTGGCCAACAATGCTGCAACAGCCGCCGGCGGGATCTGA
- the LOC100250006 gene encoding pentatricopeptide repeat-containing protein At3g61520, mitochondrial yields the protein MSAALTVSSKQSKLLRFLRPQTPPNLSSLLRHLSAEPDHHPPAPPPQNDSSSVVNLVVELLQTTDNDWNEDKLHQLLFPTTSPPPPPHNLLQITRLLGSTAKALKFFNWVQANSPCQDSPLLSFTLEAVFEHASREPNSHNKLLDLFKTSKSHKIPLSVNAATLLIRCFGRAQMVDESFLVYNELCPSRRLTHIRNILIDVLFRKGRVDDALHLLDEMLQPKAEFPPNSNTGHIVFSALSKRDKVGRAVDEEEIVGLVSKFAEHEVFPNSIWLTQLISRLCRSGRTDRAWDVLHGLMKLGGVMEAASCNALLTALGRAREFKRMNTLLAEMKEMDIQPNVVTFGILINHLCKFRRVDEALEVFEKMNGGESNGFLVEPDVITYNTLIDGLCKVGRQEEGLGLVERMRSQPRCMPNTVTYNCLIDGYCKASMIEAARELFDQMNKDGVPPNVVTLNTLVDGMCKHGRINGAVEFFNEMQGKGLKGNAVTYTALIRAFCNVNNIEKAMELFDEMLEAGCSPDAIVYYTLISGLSQAGKLDRASFVLSKMKEAGFSPDIVSFNVLINGFCRKNKLDEAYEMLKEMENAGIKPDGVTYNTLISHFSKTGDFSTAHRLMKKMVKEGLVPTVVTYGALIHAYCLNGNLDEAMKIFRDMSSTSKVPPNTVIYNILINSLCRKNQVDLALSLMDDMKVKGVKPNTNTFNAMFKGLQEKNWLSKAFELMDRMTEHACNPDYITMEILTEWLSAVGETAKLKSFVQGYEVSASAA from the coding sequence ATGAGTGCAGCTCTCACGGTGTCATCGAAACAATCAAAGCTCCTTCGTTTCCTTAGACCCCAAACCCCTCCAAACCTCTCCTCCCTCCTCCGCCACCTCTCCGCCGAGCCCGACCACCATCCACCAGCCCCGCCGCCACAAAATGATTCGTCGTCGGTCGTCAACCTTGTTGTAGAACTGCTCCAAACCACCGACAATGACTGGAACGAAGACAAACTCCACCAACTCCTCTTCCCCACTACCAGCCCTCCGCCCCCTCCTCACAATCTCCTCCAAATCACTCGCCTTTTGGGCTCCACCGCCAAAGCTCTCAAATTCTTTAACTGGGTCCAAGCCAATTCGCCATGTCAAGACTCACCATTGCTATCTTTCACACTGGAAGCCGTTTTCGAGCACGCTAGCCGCGAACCTAACTCGCATAATAAGCTATTAGACCTCTTCAAAACGTCTAAGAGCCATAAGATTCCACTCTCTGTCAATGCCGCAACCCTTCTAATTCGATGCTTTGGAAGAGCGCAAATGGTTGATGAATCGTTTCTCGTGTATAATGAACTGTGCCCGTCTCGTAGATTGACGCATATAAGGAATATTTTGATTGATGTGTTATTCCGAAAGGGCCGTGTCGATGATGCTCTCCACCTGCTCGATGAAATGCTACAACCAAAGGCTGAGTTTCCGCCTAATAGCAACACTGGGCATATTGTTTTTAGTGCATTATCGAAGAGGGACAAGGTTGGGAGAGCGGTGGATGAAGAGGAAATTGTTGGGTTGGTGTCAAAATTTGCTGAGCATGAAGTCTTTCCAAATTCTATTTGGTTAACACAATTGATTAGCAGGTTGTGTAGGAGTGGCAGGACTGATCGAGCTTGGGATGTTCTGCATGGGCTGATGAAATTGGGGGGTGTTATGGAAGCTGCTTCTTGCAATGCTCTATTGACAGCGTTGGGGAGGGCTCGGGAGTTCAAGAGGATGAACACCCTTTTGGCAGAGATGAAGGAAATGGATATTCAGCCCAATGTTGTGACTTTTGGGATTCTTATCAATCATCTTTGCAAGTTTCGAAGGGTAGACGAGGCACTGGAGGTGTTTGAGAAGATGAATGGAGGAGAAAGTAACGGGTTTTTGGTTGAACCGGATGTGATCACTTACAACACTCTGATTGATGGACTTTGCAAAGTGGGGAGGCAAGAAGAAGGCTTGGGTTTGGTGGAAAGAATGAGATCACAGCCAAGATGCATGCCTAATACCGTGACATACAATTGCCTGATCGATGGGTACTGCAAAGCCAGCATGATCGAGGCAGCTCGGGAACTTTTTGATCAGATGAACAAGGATGGGGTTCCACCAAATGTGGTCACGCTCAATACCTTGGTTGATGGCATGTGCAAGCATGGGAGAATCAATGGTGCTGTTGAGTTCTTTAATGAAATGCAAGGGAAGGGGCTGAAAGGGAATGCAGTCACTTACACTGCCTTGATTAGAGCTTTTTGTAATGTAAACAATATTGAAAAGGCGATGGAGTTGTTTGATGAAATGTTGGAAGCTGGATGCTCCCCAGATGCAATTGTGTATTACACCTTGATCTCTGGTTTGAGTCAAGCTGGAAAGTTAGATAGAGCAAGCTTTGTTCTGTCAAAGATGAAAGAAGCCGGGTTCTCCCCTGATATTGTGAGCTTCAATGTTCTGATTAATGGGTTCTGCAGGAAGAATAAATTGGATGAAGCTTATGAGATGCTCAAGGAAATGGAAAACGCTGGCATCAAGCCTGATGGTGTCACATACAATACTCTGATTTCCCATTTCAGCAAGACCGGAGATTTTTCAACTGCCCATAGATTGATGAAAAAGATGGTGAAGGAGGGTCTTGTACCAACTGTTGTTACTTATGGAGCACTGATTCATGCATATTGCTTGAATGGCAATCTCGATGAAGCCATGAAAATTTTCAGAGACATGAGTTCTACTTCCAAGGTTCCACCCAACACTGTCATATACAATATCTTGATAAACTCTTTGTGCAGGAAAAACCAAGTAGACCTTGCCCTTTCTCTGATGGATGATATGAAAGTTAAAGGGGTGAAGCCAAATACAAACACATTCAATGCCATGTTCAAAGGCCTTCAGGAGAAGAATTGGTTGAGCAAAGCATTTGAACTGATGGATAGAATGACAGAACATGCTTGTAACCCTGACTACATAACCATGGAGATCCTCACAGAATGGCTTTCTGCAGTTGGTGAAACAGCAAAACTGAAGAGTTTTGTCCAAGGATACGAAGTTTCCGCTTCTGCTGCATAG